In Labeo rohita strain BAU-BD-2019 unplaced genomic scaffold, IGBB_LRoh.1.0 scaffold_641, whole genome shotgun sequence, one genomic interval encodes:
- the LOC127161415 gene encoding microfibril-associated glycoprotein 4-like → MAMTVFVTALLSVFMGFTVSVSYAFNPFDCSDVYKSGETVSGIYTIYPAGDLPVWVYCHMISDGKNAVNGGWTVIQRRMDGSVNFYRPWNQYKRGFGNVEGEYWLGLENMYQLTRNRKYMLRVDLEDFDGRKGFALYSSFSVGPEADGYKLQVSGFTDGGAGDSLYYHNGQNFSTFDKDQDLYSTNCAKQYLGAFWYNACHTTNPNGVYLWGEDGTIHAIGDVWSSWKNNFAVAMKSISMKIKPVP, encoded by the exons ATGGCA ATGACGGTGTTTGTCACGGCTCTGCTCTCTGTTTTCATGGGGTTTACTGTGTCTGTTTCTTATGCATTCAACCCATTCGACTGTTCTGACGTCTATAAATCAGGAGAAACAGTCAGTGGGATTTACACCATCTATCCAGCAGGTGATCTTCCTGTCTGGGTTTACTGTCATATGATCTCAGATGGGAAAAATGCAGTCAACGGAGGATGGACA GTGATTCAGAGGAGAATGGACGGCAGTGTGAATTTCTATCGGCCGTGGAATCAGTACAAGAGAGGATTTGGGAATGTGGAGGGTGAATACTGGCTGG ggCTGGAGAACATGTACCAGCTGACACGCAACAGGAAGTACATGCTGAGAGTGGATCTGGAGGACTTTGATGGAAGGAAAGGTTTCGCTCTGTACTCGTCCTTCTCTGTGGGTCCTGAAGCTGACGGGTACAAACTACAAGTTTCAGGATTCACTGATGGAGGAGCTG GCGACTCTTTGTATTACCATAATGGACAGAATTTCAGCACCTTTGACAAGGACCAGGACCTCTATAGTACTAACTGTGCCAAACAGTATCTCGGGGCATTTTGGTACAATGCCTGTCACACTACCAACCCCAACGGTGTGTATTTGTGGGGAGAAGATGGCACCATTCATGCCATTGGAGATGTTTGGTCCAGCTGGAAGAACAATTTTGCTGTCGCTATGAAATCCATCAGTATGAAGATCAAACCTGTGCCCTAG